Proteins from a single region of Hordeum vulgare subsp. vulgare chromosome 6H, MorexV3_pseudomolecules_assembly, whole genome shotgun sequence:
- the LOC123401240 gene encoding sucrose:sucrose 1-fructosyltransferase-like codes for MPTMDTTDRGSYAQLPDDAEAGTAHRRRTGPLCAAILLTSAALLLAVAALAGQLPVAGVIMSGQPTTVDVAPTTSTSSRGPEYGVSEKTSGAGAHGGMLGADAGNAFPWSNAMLQWQRTGFHFQPEKNWMNDPNGPVYYKGWYHLFYQYNPDGAIWGNKIAWGHAASRDLLRWRHLPVAMSPDQWYDINGVWSGSATVLPDGRIVMLYTGSTNASVQVQCLAFPTDPSDPLLINWTKYENNPVMYPPPGVGEKDFRDPTTAWFDGSDDTWRLVIGSKDDRHAGMVMTYKTKDFIDYELVPGLLHRVPGTGMWECIDLYPVGGVRGIDMTEAVAAASANGGDDVLHVMKESSDDDRHDYYALGRYDAAKNTWTPLDVDADLGIGLRYDWGKFYASKTFYDPAKKRRVLWGWVGETDSERADVAKGWASLQSTPRTVVLDTKTGSNLLQWPVDEVETLRTNSTDLGGVTIDRGSVFALNLHRATQLDIEASFRIDQLDIAASNEADVGYNCSTSGGATGRGMLGPFGLLVLADARRHGGDAERTAVYFYVARGLDGGLHTHFCHDETRSSHANDIVKRVVGNTVPVLDGEELSVRVLVDHSIVESFAMGGRLTATSRVYPTEAIYANAGVYLFNNATGIRVTTTRLVVHEMDSSYNQAYMAL; via the exons ATGCCAACGATGGACACCACAGACCGCGGCTCCTACGCGCAGCTGCCGGACGATGCCGAGGCCGGGACCGCGCACCGGCGCAGGACCGGGCCTCTCTGTGCCGCGATTCTCCTTACTTCGGCCGCGCTGCTGCTCGCTGTGGCCGCGCTCGCCGGCCAGCTGCCCGTAGCCGGCGTCATCATGTCCGGCCAGCCAACGACAGTAGACGTGGCGCCGACGACGAGCACCAGCAGCCGGGGCCCGGAGTACGGCGTCTCGGAGAAGACGTCCGGCGCCGGCGCCCACGGTGGCATGCTGGGCGCGGACGCCGGCAACGCGTTCCCGTGGAGCAATGCCATGCTCCAGTGGCAGCGCACGGGGTTCCACTTCCAGCCCGAGAAGAACTGGATGAACGACCCCAACG GTCCGGTTTACTACAAGGGGTGGTACCACCTCTTCTACCAGTACAACCCCGACGGCGCCATTTGGGGCAACAAGATAGCGTGGGGCCATGCCGCCTCCCGCGACCTCCTCCGATGGCGCCACCTCCCCGTCGCCATGTCACCGGACCAGTGGTACGACATCAACGGCGTTTGGTCGGGCTCCGCTACCGTCCTTCCCGACGGCCGCATCGTCATGCTCTACACCGGCTCCACCAACGCCTCCGTCCAGGTCCAATGCCTCGCCTTCCCCACTGATCCCTCAGACCCGTTGCTAATCAACTGGACCAAGTATGAGAACAACCCAGTGATGTACCCGCCACCGGGTGTCGGAGAGAAGGACTTTAGGGACCCGACCACTGCATGGTTTGACGGCTCCGATGACACGTGGCGGCTCGTCATCggctccaaggatgaccgccatgccgGCATGGTCATGACCTACAAGACCAAGGATTTCATCGACTACGAGCTTGTCCCGGGATTGCTTCACCGGGTGCCGGGGACAGGGATGTGGGAGTGCATCGACCTGTACCCGGTCGGAGGCGTGAGAGGCATCGACATGACAGAGGCGGTGGCGGCAGCCTCCGCCAATGGCGGTGACGATGTGTTGCACGTGATGAAGGAGAGCTCTGACGATGACCGACACGACTACTATGCGTTGGGGAGGTATGACGCGGCAAAGAACACATGGACACCGCTGGATGTCGACGCCGATCTCGGCATCGGGTTGAGGTACGACTGGGGGAAGTTCTACGCATCCAAGACCTTCTATGATCCGGCAAAGAAGAGGCGTGTGTTATGGGGGTGGGTCGGCGAGACTGACTCCGAGCGCGCCGACGTCGCCAAGGGATGGGCCTCGCTTCAG TCGACCCCTCGCACGGTGGTGCTGGACACTAAGACAGGAAGCAACCTCCTTCAGTGGCCGGTGGACGAGGTGGAGACGCTCCGGACCAACTCCACTGACCTTGGCGGCGTCACCATTGACCGCGGCTCCGTCTTTGCACTCAACCTTCATCGAGCCACCCAGCTAGACATCGAGGCCTCCTTCCGCATTGACCAGCTAGACATCGCCGCCTCCAACGAGGCCGATGTCGGCTACAATTGCAGCACCAGCGGTGGCGCCACAGGGCGGGGCATGCTCGGCCCATTTGGCCTCCTTGTGCTTGCCGATGCCAGGCGCCATGGAGGTGACGCGGAGCGCACCGCCGTCTACTTCTATGTCGCCAGGGGCCTTGACGGTGGCTTGCATACACACTTCTGCCACGATGAGACGCGCTCATCTCATGCCAACGACATTGTCAAGAGGGTTGTAGGCAATACCGTGCCGGTGCTTGATGGCGAAGAGCTGTCAGTGAGGGTGCTGGTGGATCATTCGATCGTTGAGAGCTTTGCGATGGGTGGTAGGTTGACCGCAACATCACGAGTGTACCCGACGGAGGCCATCTACGCCAACGCTGGGGTGTACCTCTTCAACAATGCCACTGGAATTCGGGTCACCACCACTAGACTCGTGGTCCACGAGATGGATTCTTCCTACAACCAAGCCTACATGGCACTGTAA